TATTCTGCGTTGCCTTTTTGTTAGGAAGTGTCCTCTGTTTTCTCATAAGGATTCATTTAGCCATGCTGTGTCGCCATGCCACAgacttgtttcttttatgtACTGTGGGAAAAGTAGTAAGTGAGCTTTTTGTATTAGTGTTATCTTGGAACTTGTTTTCTCTAGCCAGGAGAGTACTTGGCAGACCAACAGGCCCTGAGTCAAAATGATACTATCAGTATTTGTCTTGGTGAGGTGCAGGGGGCCTCAGAGCAGAATATAGTGCAATTCTGTCACTGTAGTGCACTGAGGTCCAAGGGATCTTAATATTTATGTGGTTCCTAGATTAGGATGTAAGATCCCAGTCTGGTCACTGGTTACAAAGGTGGCTTATTTCTAGAAGACTTGAAATCCTGTGAATTAATGAAATAGGAGCTGGAAGGATTTTCCCTTAATATCCTTCATTAAAGTTATCGCTATTTCTAAGCTAGTGATGCCATTAGGAAGCAGGTTCAGTCAAACATAAACAACCTTATCAAGAAAGGTCATACTGCTTAAAATGTGGAGCTTAAAAGAGCTGATTTCTGTTAATTTTGGTAGGCCATAGTTGGGTTTTGTTATTGAaatcctcctttttattttttagtccCCTCTTTGTTAGGGCTCCTCGGTACAGAGCTCTCTTTCTGACAGTTGTTTTCTCCACTGAGGGGCAGAGTGAATGCTGTTTGGCTGGATGACTGCCATGTATTACCACCTGGCTTCCTGTCATTGACCGAAGAAATGCTGTTGTGTTTTACACATTGTTGCTATTTCTTTGAGCTTGTAATGAAAAGGATCCTCTGTCTTAATCTAAATGTGCTTTCCTGCATGTTTTCTGTGTACTTCACTGTAATGATTTCCAGCAGCTTTATTTACACTTAAGTTGAAAATGTAACTGCCTCTCTAGCTGTGAGATTCTACATGTAATCTTTGTACTTATAACATGggacaggaaacaaaacacaactgtaAGCATAAAGAAATTACTGCTGCATCTAGAATATAAGGCCTAAGTTTCAcaggagcctgcagagctgcaatgAATTGCTCTTGTTTGAGTTCTATTTGAATAGAGGCCAGTGAAGACAAAATGGGTAACTGAGAAAGCTAATAGCTATTCATCTGATATGGCAACTGAGTAATTGTGAGGTAGGACCAAATTGGGCTCAGGGAAGCAAAGCATCTAGTTCCCTAACATAAGACCTACTGAATAGGTGAAATCGATAAGAAGCCTAAGGCTTTTCTTCCCTGACCGTGTTTCTGTAACCAGGTGAACACTCCCACGAAGACTTACGGGATGGGGAAAGGGCGAGCAGCTGATTTGAAATACATTGAAGCTTGTGCTAGACGAATTGTACAAAACTCAAACGGCTATAAAATTGTCACTGAGAAAAGCACAGTTCCAGTACGTGCTGCAGAGAGCATTCGTCGAATATTTGATGCTAATACGAAGCCTAACTTGGATTTGCAGGTAAGCACAACATCAGATGTGGATTCCTGAGCAGGCTGCTGttttcagatatatatattttttgtctgtttttctttatttcacacttttctctgtgtttacaGGTGCTGTCGAACCCAGAGTTCCTTGCAGAAGGAACAGCAATCAAGGACTTGAAAAACCCAGACAGGGTGCTCATTGGTGGCGATGATTCTCCAGAGGGACAGAAAGCTGTCCGTGCTCTTTGTGCTGTTTATGAGCACTGGGTGCCTAAAGAAAAAATCCTCACAACCAATACCTGGTCCTCAGAGCTCTCTAAACTGGTTGGTGTTACTTACTGCTGTTACTGTGATCAGTCTAGGATGCAAGGGAGACAAAGCTCTTAGGCAGACTCTTAGGGAAAGTGGATGGTGCAGATAGGAAAGACATCTGGGATTCGAAGGACCCAGTATGTGTCAATGGATGTTCATCCTTTCCAGTGATCTCAGTTGAGCTAACAGATGATATCAGCTCCATGCCTTAATTTTATTCCTGTTAGAGTTCTCTGCCAGTAGAGCAGCTACCTTTATAAAATGTTTCTAACTCTATAACTTTAGTACTTTGTTGTTATGCTTACATAAATGCCAGTTAATGAGAACTATTGCACTCCTGACTACTATGTAGCTCTATTGAGACACTAAATAGTATTGAAAGAGGAATTACTTTAGTATCTAGTTCCTTGTTGACCTGTGGGCATCCTGGTTTCCAGAAGAACTAAGCTCTCTCTActctggtttgttttcattggcAGGCAGCTAATGCTTTCCTTGCCCAAAGAATCAGCAGCATTAACTCCATCAGTGCTCTGTGTGAAGCTACAGGAGCAGATGTTGAAGAAGTAGCAAGAGCTATTGGAACTGACCAAAGAATTGGAAACAAGTTTCTGAAAGCCAGTGTTGGTGAGTGGAAAAAATcatctccccccacccccataatGTGTCACAGGTGATAGCACCCTGCAAAAAAgtctttccagttttgtttgGCATTAGTTGCTGGTAGTCTGAGGAAGGGGGATGTCTCTAGAACACATAATGGCCACTCTTAACTACTGTAATAAGATGTGTTAGTGGAAAAACTTAGATTTATGGAATGAGATGAAAGTATTCAGCCTTCATCCTAGGAAGCGTGACTTGAAAGTAATGCTACTGGAcaccttttcttttgtaaggACGTGTAGGAATGAAAGTAAATAGTAAATGCATTACCAAAATTCCCATTAGGTTATTCAGCCTATGCTGTGTTGCTTCTGAGACTGAGTTCTAGGGGTCAAGGGTCCTTCTATTAGTTGCTTCAATCCTCTCTTAGTTGTTTGTGATCTTTGGTTCTTGCCTGTGATTAGATAGTCATTTAGAGGATGGGGAGGAAAGAACCTCCCCTTTACATACTTATTCTGAGAAAAAACTCTCTAGATGGTACTATTAGAAAGTAAATAACTCTGCTGTCTGGAGGCTCTTCAGTTTCGCTGAGCCTGGCTTAAGTCTTACTTTGACTTAAATGGGATCTGAGGCAAACTGTAGAATTTTGTAACTGACAAAGAGCAGGTTGAGGAGTTTGATTCTGGGAGACTCATAAGGTTTTTCACTTACTAACAGGTGATATGATGGAGGAAAAACTATATTGCTATCAGTGACCAAAAGCTACTTGGTTACAAAGATTGGAATGCTACCTGGCTAATACAAGCCACTTCTAAAATAACAATCCTCTCTTTTTCAGGGTTTGGAGgcagctgttttcagaaagatgtCTTGAACTTAGTGTACCTTTGTGAGGCACTGAACTTACCTGAAGTAGCCCGTTACTGGCAACAGGTACGAGTTTAaaacttctgtatttaattatGACAGAATGATATTTCTTCAGTATTCAGACTTAGAGCGTTGTCCGTGTGCTTCTTCCAGGCCTTGGTGGTTTAAAAGCAGGGATACTTTTAAACATACTCATCATGTTGGGGGTTGGGTTGAGaacctttttatttaaaaaaaaaaataaaataaataaagtaacCTGATACTTGTGGGATCTTAGCCTTTGTTTGGAGTTAATTAACCTGTCTGGACCAAATGAATTGTGAAGTTGGCTAGAAGCAGTAATACAAAATGTGGAGCACAAGCATAACCTGGCTCTGTTGGCTTTGCAGGAGTCTATTCCCCAAAAGTCCCCCATACAGCTTTCTAGTTATCTGATGCCTGGTTGGATGTCACTCATGATTTTCTACTTGGAAAAACTCTCAGAAAACCTTGTGTTATATATAACTTTTGTCAGCTTATATGATCAGTTCTGTCCTGTAACTTTGTACGTCCCATTTGTATGGTTTAACCTCTAGCAAGGGGCTAGTTAGAATCCTAGTTACTTTCTTGCAAGTCTTAAGTCATCTGCTTCTTGAATCAAGTAAGGCTTGGGTTTTATGCTGTCTGCCTCTGAAGATGTTCAGCTTGGTACATTCCATAAATGCTTTCATTAGGATAGTCTAGTCCATGGTAGAGAAGATTACAGTACTGTCATTGCAGAAGGTTAGTCTCTGCTCCATGAACTTTGTGCAAGTGCCCAGGAGGGGTTTGACTTAATGTGGGACTTGGGTGCTTTAGTATAGCAGGGAAGGAGTCTAGCCCTGAGATTGAAGTGTTGCTTTTAATCTGTGTAAGGTGTGAAGAGATTATAGACAATTCTCGGAGCAGTAGGAGCTGCAGGAACTAACCATGCTATCTTAATAAGATGGTGAACagtggggggaagggggaaaggaaatagTGTCTTGAAAGAGATAACTTCAGTTTAGACTAAGTATACTTCTGAGACAACAATATACCTGATATCTTAGCAGCTCAAATGTATAGGAACACTTACAATTTTCTGAGTgttttcatggaatcattaaggctggaaaggacctcaaagtcatctagtctaactgtCAcatcatccccaccatgcccactaaccatgtccctcaatgccTCATCTGCTTGGTTCTTGGACATCTTCATgaatggtgactccactacttccctgggcagcctgtttgaATTCCTCACCACTTCCTTAAGAAACTttaatatccagcctgaaccttccctggtaCAACTAAAGGCTGTTACCTCTTGCTCCCTCACTCTTACcagggagaagaggccaaccccccacctcactacaacctcctttcagatcACTAGAAAATCAGGTCTTCCTtgtgcctcctcttctccaaactaaacaatcAAAGttcccataagacttgtgctccagacctttcACTGGATTTATTGCCCTTCTTTTGGTTTTATGTAACACAAGTTAAGGGGTTGTGTTCTTAAATCTAGTGTGTTTATAATGCTTTCATGCTCTCCTAAGAATGCTTCTTTGCAGGATTTCTAATTCGCTTAATCTGTAGTCAAATCAAATAGCAAGAATGGCTTCTGTGCAGCTAGGATAATGTAGAGAGTGCTGTGTTCATGTAATATGACCTCTTACCTGTACCTCTTGCTTTCTCAGAGCAATGTCAACTTGCAGAGATATAGCTACCTCAGCCCATACTGCTTGGGTCATACTGTAATATACATAAGCGCCTTAATAAGCAACTCTGTGAGTCACTTCCTCGGTGATATGAGCATTGCAGTGTCAGTAGTTCAGCTCTGTTCATGTACATGGAAGACCTTGGTCAAATTCTGAAGGCTGTGCTGATCAGAGCAGTCCTAGAATCCTTTTTTCTGTCTGACCTTTAGGCAGGACAAGGTTCTCTGATACCGAAGACTTCAGTACTTGAATGTACataaagaaaagtcttttttaCCCTGTTGCCTGCTATCTGCCTGTCAAATTCCTTCCTTTACATCACCCTGCTGAATTACAAAATCTCACTGCTTTCACTTTTACTTGAAACCTAGTTCACCACCATCATTCAGCTGTATTGTTTGCACTGCATATTTCACAGGTTGCTGTTGATTCCTGCTTTGGGTTGGAAATCTCACAGTCAGTAGGAAAGAATAGTTCTTTTCAGTTCATGGTAGATATTGACTGGGTGAGGagccttctttctctgttctacTAGTGATCTGGTGCTACGTGTGATAAGGGCTGGGGATCAAAGTATGAAGCAGGCTGGGAGGAAAGCACTAGAATAATCAGGCTGAGTGAATGCATTTCCATAGGACATCAAAAGCAAGGCACTTCAAAGTCTGCTTCAGCAATGTGAGCTTTGAGAAATTTCAGTTCACAAAATGGGTTATAAGATCTAGAGTTCTTACAGTAGCCAGAGGCATACAGGGAAGTGTAGGTCTAGCAAAGGGATGCCCATGTAACATCAGTCACTCTAACGTTGCAACTGCTTTCCATGTTTCTGCCTAGAATAGGACAGCcgtatttattttttttttccttttaattagatataaaacaacacaaaaaaaaaaaataaatccagccCTTCAACTAGATTGTGTGTGTCTGTAAATGCATCTGCAGTCGTGGTTTAAAATTGTATCTGTCTCAAGTTTCAAATTAACTGAACTTAGTTTTTGATTATTTGACactaaataaaaacactttatttctCAGGTATCTATTAAACATCTATGGCTAGTTTGGCTTTATCATTAGTACAATTGGTTTATAGTTAATATTACTCCTCTAAGCCATAATGTTTTGTATAACTTCAGGTAATAGACATGAATGACTATCAGAGGCGGAGGTTTGCTTCCCGTATTATTGACAGCCTGTTCAATACTGTCACTGATAAGAAGATTGCTATCTTAGGATTTGCATTCAAAAAAGATACTGGGGACACAAGGTATGAATTCAATTAATTAACATGGATTCCCTACGCTTGCTACAGCTGTGCAGCTAAACCCACCAGTTCAGTTCTGTTAACAAAAACGGGTCAGACATGGGATCCTTAACCTCTTTTGAATCAATGATTTGTATTAGAGTGTTTCTTAAATGGGTGAGACAGTTGATTCTTGATCTCTACAACATACCTGAATTATCCAGAAATAAAGTAGATAACTTGTTCTATTTAGTCCCTAAATTGCAAAAGTAACAGCTGCTTCTCGAGTCCTTCCAGTAAAAAGAATGCTAACATTTTTGCAGCTGCTATTAGAAGCCAAAGTTCCTTCTTTGTTTCCCCAAAGATGCCTCGTTCTCTTCTCTTGCAAGAGGCAGTCTTGATACAGTTCTCTCCAACTACAATTTGATGGCATACTTAGGAGTGATACCTTGTTATCTATGGTCAGTAGGATTATTGGGGCTTGGTACTCATCTCTTACATGCATCAGCAAAAGAGATGCATACTTCTAAAAATTACTCTCCTTGGCCTCCCTCatgacttttattttgcttctggcATAGATGATTGCAAGTCATTTCATGTAAAACCAGCATAAAGCTCTGAGATGGAGTATCACAACAACTGCAGATTTGTATTATTAAAACATACCGACTGGTTCTTTAACTGCTTCACTCTCTTCTGTAGAGAGTCATCCAGCATCTACATTAGCAAGTATTTAATGGATGAAGGAGCAAGACTCCATATCTATGACCCTAAAGTACCGAAGGAACAAATCATCTTGGATCTCTCACATCCAGGTGTCTCAGAAGACAACCAAGGTAAGGATGCTTACATTAAACTTCTATGCTTGCTATCCTCCCCTCACCATAGCTAGAAGAAACTCTATTCTCAAAATACAAGGTCTATTTAAATATTATGTATTCATTTTCGCCATGGCAATGATGTGCTGTCAGTTACACTTACTAAAGTAGAGAATTGATGTAGGTTACTGtaattcttctttcccttttgctctTATGGGCTAATGCTAAATCTGTACTATTGtatatcttttcttttgacaAATACTCACTTGAATACATAGGAAGGGATTTTCTCTCTGTAAGTTAGGGAAGGACAAGCCAGAACATTCTATTGTTAGAAAGACTAGTGCTGTTCTCTGAGCTCCTTTATGCCTCAAGTCCTCTTGTCTGCCTATGTAAAGTAGAAGTAAATAATTCTGGAATTCACTGTAGAGCATCCTGCCCTGTAttactttctcatttctcattgctTCCTAATTTAATCTGTTCCTTCAAACTGGAAGTTTTTAAAGTAGTTATCTATGACTAGAAGTTTATGGGAGAAACAAAGGGTTTTTGGGACCCCTTTCCTTACTTCCCTTATGTGGGTGGGACAAGCAAATGATGGTTTGTGGTTAGGGGAGAAGACATAGATCAGGTTGTTTCCAATAGTGAGGAAAATGGCCCATGATGAGGAAAGTGTGTGTTACTTCACATGCCCTTGAATTAGGTGACGGGAGGGCTGCCTTTAGGCAGCTGCTGAGGCAAACAAATGCAGCTTACAGTGTACTCTGCCTTACTGTGGTGTGAACTGAGAGTTTAAATAAGTGTTGAGTACTGAAGTACAAGAAATGACCTTGATAAGAGTTAGCAGTTGATCAGTTGAAAGTAACTCCCAATTCTAgagatgcttttcattttgactgtatttttaacatttgaatCCTTAACTTCAAACACTGAAGTGCCTGGATTCTATCTGTTCAAATGCCAGATACAAGCTGCTTTCATCAAGTAAATTCCAAGTGACAAATGTACTGACAGGAGACCTGTTTAGATGAGCAACCCAAGAGTCTTTGAGTAGGGTGACAAAGGAGGTTCTTGTTGGGGTGCACCAGACTCTTGCCAAAGATACTTGCAGtacaaagctttattttccttctgttacaGTGTCTCGGTTGGTCACTATAAGTCAAGATCCATATGAAGCCTGTGATGGAGCTCATGCCCTTGTAATTTGCACTGAATGGGATATGTTTAAGGTAAAAATGTCACCTTGGTCCATCTTTTAACTAAAGAAACAGTGCTAAACTACTTATTTACTCTGTCTGCTTTAATTGCCTTTCACAGGAGTTGGATTATGAGCGTATTCACAAGAAGATGCTGAAGCCTGCGTTTATATTTGATGGCCGGAGAGTTCTTGATGATCTTCATAATGAGCTACAAGTCATTGGCTTTCAGGTAAGcaatttgctgctgctgcttctggagttTATTTaatccttttgcttttgctcacTGCAGTGACTGAATAGCAAAGAGGAGGAAACTATTATCTTTATGTGAGGCCTTTAAATTTAAATCAGTTTCTCCACTAAGTCTCTACTGGCGCATTCAGTGCCTTCGGTATCTGCTGGTTTGAAATTCCatgctcttttaaaaatgaatcaagCTATGTTAGAGTATGCCATCTATACTCAGCAGTATAAGCAAGTCTTGAACCGCTTCTAGCAGACAAAGAACTTGACTAAAACTACAATTACCAAATCCTTGAATAAGACTACAGGTAAATCAGCAAGATGGATTTGGATGTATGTTTTAGTTGTTTCATATAGTGTATTCCCAAGTACAATGCTTGTTTGCATACTGGCCAcagattttcctctttatctATCTTCTTTTTGCACCTGCTTGAACAACATAAGCTTGTTTACAagtcatttaattaaaaattgctGTAACCAGTCAACTGCTGTGGTGATAACAGTGAAGTTGTCATAGGCAAATATGGTGTGCTTGCTTAAACAACCTTTTCAGAGTGCACTGAGGTAACTTGTATGTCCATCTTGAATATTCGTTT
This region of Coturnix japonica isolate 7356 chromosome 4, Coturnix japonica 2.1, whole genome shotgun sequence genomic DNA includes:
- the UGDH gene encoding UDP-glucose 6-dehydrogenase, which codes for MFEIKKICCIGAGYVGGPTCSVIAQMCPKIQVTVVDVNEARINAWNSDTLPIYEPGLKEVVESCRGRNLFFSTSIDDAIREADLVFISVNTPTKTYGMGKGRAADLKYIEACARRIVQNSNGYKIVTEKSTVPVRAAESIRRIFDANTKPNLDLQVLSNPEFLAEGTAIKDLKNPDRVLIGGDDSPEGQKAVRALCAVYEHWVPKEKILTTNTWSSELSKLAANAFLAQRISSINSISALCEATGADVEEVARAIGTDQRIGNKFLKASVGFGGSCFQKDVLNLVYLCEALNLPEVARYWQQVIDMNDYQRRRFASRIIDSLFNTVTDKKIAILGFAFKKDTGDTRESSSIYISKYLMDEGARLHIYDPKVPKEQIILDLSHPGVSEDNQVSRLVTISQDPYEACDGAHALVICTEWDMFKELDYERIHKKMLKPAFIFDGRRVLDDLHNELQVIGFQIETIGKKVSAKRIPFASSCEIPKFSLQDPPVKKPRV